Sequence from the Sediminitomix flava genome:
CTAAATCAACAACATGTAAAGGCAACATATCAAGACAAGTTGGGAAGAATCTGGATCGCAACTTCAAATGGATTGAATCTATTTAATGGACAAGAATTTAAGAGTATAAAAAGAGAAGTAGGGCAAGAAAAAACTTTGAGTTCTAATGTTATTACTTCTTTTGTTGAAATTTCTGATTCTCGTGTATTGCTAGGTACACACAGAGGGGGAATCAATGTATTGAACCCGCTCACAGAAGAAGTTTATGCTATAAAAAGTTTACCATTCAAGGATAAGAATGAAACGAAAGATTTCCAACGTTTTAATATGGGATTTGGTTTCTATGACCAAACGAGAAATATAGTTTGGCTACAAGGTTTCAAGTCTATTGCTAAAATTTATTTAGATGAGCATGGTACACCTGAGTTTTATTCTGAAGTAAATCTATCTGAGCTTTTAGATGGGGGGCAAGTACATAGTCTGTACGACATCTATATGGACAATGAAGATGATTTATGGGTAGTATCATCCAATGGGGTTTTTAGATTACCCAGAGGTACTGATAAATTCAAATTAGCGTATCAAGGGAAAAGTTTAAAAATTACACATCTCTATCAGAGTAAAGATGGACAAATTTGGATAGGGACAAACAAAGGAATTCAGCTAGTTACTGATAAAGAGAACTTTACTTTCGAGGCTGGTTCAAAGAAGAAATCAAATACACCATCAGCAAGAAATATGCTTGAGTATGATGGTAATCTGTGGGTTATCTTCCCATTAGGCAATGTCGGGTTTTTTGATATCTCTAAAAGAGAATACATTAAAATTTATGATCTCTCACGAAATGTAAAAGGAATCGAATTGTTTGACCTCCAAAAAGATCAAGGAGGAGGAATTTGGGTATCTAGTAATAGAGGTATTGCTTACTATCACCCTCATAGCCCGTTATTTAATACAGTAACTCGTTCAGATCAATTGGGCTTTTCAAATCAAAATTTGAGTTATGTGTTTCCGACCAATAACAAGATTATGGTTGGTCATGATTTAGGCATGTCCATATATGACCCATTTCGTAGGAGAATACACAACTACACACAAAAAAATAGTGGTCTAGAAGGAGGGCTTATTTCTGAAATTATAAAGGGGAAAAATGGTCAATATTGGTATGCCACTCACAATAAAGGATTTGGTAAGATTAGATACAAATCAGATAATAATGTATCATTTGAACAGGCCTCACCCGATTTTGAAAAAAGTAATGTATTGTCACATACTACTCAAAAGGTTAAAGACATCACTTTAGATCACAATGGTTATGTTTGGGGAGCTACTCAAAATACAGGGGCTTTTTGTTTTCAGCCCAAAGAAAATCTAGTGATTCCATTGACACTTAAAGAAGGATTGATGACCCAACGAACTACTGTAGTAGAATTTGATGCTAATAAGAATCAACTTTGGGTAGGGACACGAAGCCAAGGAGTATCAAGAATTACATTAGATGAAAATAGTAAAGTTGTTGAAATCAAGCATTTTAAGTCAAACTCTGAAAAGAAGAATCACTTAGGAAAAGAGATGGTCACCAATATCTTTATTGACAGTAAAGATCGAGTTTGGATTGCCACTTTGGGGGGAGGAGTTTATGAACTGATAAATCAAGAAACGGGTGAGATGAAATCTTACCTTAGAGAGGGAGTTTTTTCTGAAAAAGATATAATGGGCATGACTGAGGATACCTACGGTCATTTATGGCTTGCTGGAAATAAAGCTGTCTTTAGAATGGATATCGAAAAGGAGAGTGTGACAAGTTATAAGCCATTTAAAAATCAGGAATTCATGCTCATTAAGCCAAGAGGAGTGATTAAAGATAAGAATGGGATTGTCTATTTTGCATCTTCTCACGGGCTAGCTTATATAGACCCAAGTACACTTACTGTTGGTTACAACAAACCTGAAGTAAAGTTTAATGAACTATTTTTAAAGGGAAAGAAAGTTGGTGTAGGAAAAGAAATAGATGGAGGAGTAATACTCAAAACAGTTTTGAATGAAGTGGAAAGATTGGAGTTGGAGGCAGATCAAAATGACTTGGGTATTTCATTTTTCGATACCTATTACCAAGAAGATGAACTCAATTATCAATTTATGATAGAAGGATATCATGATGATTGGCAATCTTTGGAAAGTCAACGCCGTATTGTGTACAGTACGGGTTTACGTCATGGCGATTATAAACTAAAAGTAAGAGCAAAAGGACGTAACGAAATTTGGTCCGATGTTGCAATTTTAGATATCACAATTTATCCGAGATGGTATGAAAACCCGATAAACAGAGCTATAGGGCTCTTGATTCTTATTTTACTTAGTTATTTGGGCGTAAGGTGGAGAATGAGTGCCTTGAAAGAACAGAAAAAAGAACTTGAGCTTCAAGTAGAAGAAAGAACTTCTGAAATATTGGAACAAAAAGGGGAGATTTTAGCGCAGAACGAAGAGCTAAGACAAATGAACGAAGAGGTTGAAGCCAATAGAGATCATTTGGAAGAAAAACATCAAGAACTAGAAGTTTCTTATGCAGATTTTAACTTGGTAGTTGAGATAGGGAAGTTAATTGTAAATAAACACCAATTTGATGAGATTATAAAGATCTTAAAAGTTGAACTTTCTCAATTGGTTAATTACCAAGAGTTAGGAATTGCTATTCAAGAGAAGCGAAAAGATGTAATCCGTTATGTACAAGTTGAAGATGGCGAGGAAATAGACAGTATGCTCAGTCTAACTAAAGACAAGTCAGATTCGGTTGTTCAGTGTTTTAGTACAAATAAGGAGATTAATCAGGAGTCGAAAGAAAAAGGCTTTAGTCTTTATATTCCATTGGTATCAAGAGCCAAAAGCATTGGTGTTTTATATCTGAAAAGTAATTTCACGAAAGGTTTTAACGCTCGGGAAATACGAGTTATCAAGTCAATGACCTCATATTTATCCAGTGCCCTAGAAAATATATTAGCCTATCGTATCCTTTTTGAGCAAAATAAATCGATCAAAGAAAGTTTACGTTATGCTCACTCCATCCAAGAGTTGATGACGCAAACATCATTACATATTCAAGGCTTTGTCTCGGATCATTTTATTTTTTCAAAACCTAGAGATATTGTATCTGGAGACTTTACTTGGTCTTATAGAAAAAATGATGATACTCTATTCATCGCATCGGTTGACTGCACAGGACATGGGGTACCAGGAGCTTTACTATCTATGCTTGGCATTAGTATTTTGAACAAGATTGTAAGAGAGCAACAGTTGGAAGAACCTTCTAAAATTTTGGAGGCACTTAACGAAAATATCAGAAAAAGCTTGAAACAAGAAAATGGACACAATACCGATGGGATGGATTTATCAATCTGTGTTATCCAAAAGTCTGCTAATATGACTTACAAAGTAAGATTTAGCGGTGCAAAATCTAGTATTTATATTGTAAGAAGATGGCAAACAGAATGTGAGCAAATGAAGGGTAGTAGAAAGAGAATAGGTGGATTAGCAAAGAAAAATAAAGGTGAATTTGAAACTCAAGAGTTGACCCTTTCTATTGGTGATTACCTTTACTTAGCAACAGATGGATTTGCTGATCAGAATAGTCCTAAGAATGAAAAATATGGAACACAACGTTTCATGAAGCTTCTTGGCTTACTTTCAAACTCTACAACAAATGAGCAACAAGTTTTAATAGAAAATGAGCTTAAACATTTCATGGAGTCTCAAGAACAGAGAGATGATATTACAGTGATTGGTCTAGAGATGTAATCAAATCAAATTTGTATAGATCAAATCCTACTCTTAAACATTAGAGTAGGATTTTTTACTTATTGGTAAAATATAACTCTACTTCACTATGTTCATGGGGGAGTATTATCGCGGTACTTTAATCCTTAAAATTAGTCTTCTCACAAAATTATTTTCTTTACAGTCATCTTGACTAGGTATTCTATTTTTTAAATACAATTTCCAAGAACTAGCTTTAGCAATAGGTATAATTGTAATAATTACGATTTACACCGCTGAATTGCTACAATTCTTCAGCCTTATACTTATGCTAATTTTCTAATTTTGAAGAGGAAACGAATAGATTTTTTCTTAAAAGCT
This genomic interval carries:
- a CDS encoding two-component regulator propeller domain-containing protein, whose protein sequence is MKRLKTTIHLLLCIVLMSTLNTHAQRREKWHGDIYGALNGLNQQHVKATYQDKLGRIWIATSNGLNLFNGQEFKSIKREVGQEKTLSSNVITSFVEISDSRVLLGTHRGGINVLNPLTEEVYAIKSLPFKDKNETKDFQRFNMGFGFYDQTRNIVWLQGFKSIAKIYLDEHGTPEFYSEVNLSELLDGGQVHSLYDIYMDNEDDLWVVSSNGVFRLPRGTDKFKLAYQGKSLKITHLYQSKDGQIWIGTNKGIQLVTDKENFTFEAGSKKKSNTPSARNMLEYDGNLWVIFPLGNVGFFDISKREYIKIYDLSRNVKGIELFDLQKDQGGGIWVSSNRGIAYYHPHSPLFNTVTRSDQLGFSNQNLSYVFPTNNKIMVGHDLGMSIYDPFRRRIHNYTQKNSGLEGGLISEIIKGKNGQYWYATHNKGFGKIRYKSDNNVSFEQASPDFEKSNVLSHTTQKVKDITLDHNGYVWGATQNTGAFCFQPKENLVIPLTLKEGLMTQRTTVVEFDANKNQLWVGTRSQGVSRITLDENSKVVEIKHFKSNSEKKNHLGKEMVTNIFIDSKDRVWIATLGGGVYELINQETGEMKSYLREGVFSEKDIMGMTEDTYGHLWLAGNKAVFRMDIEKESVTSYKPFKNQEFMLIKPRGVIKDKNGIVYFASSHGLAYIDPSTLTVGYNKPEVKFNELFLKGKKVGVGKEIDGGVILKTVLNEVERLELEADQNDLGISFFDTYYQEDELNYQFMIEGYHDDWQSLESQRRIVYSTGLRHGDYKLKVRAKGRNEIWSDVAILDITIYPRWYENPINRAIGLLILILLSYLGVRWRMSALKEQKKELELQVEERTSEILEQKGEILAQNEELRQMNEEVEANRDHLEEKHQELEVSYADFNLVVEIGKLIVNKHQFDEIIKILKVELSQLVNYQELGIAIQEKRKDVIRYVQVEDGEEIDSMLSLTKDKSDSVVQCFSTNKEINQESKEKGFSLYIPLVSRAKSIGVLYLKSNFTKGFNAREIRVIKSMTSYLSSALENILAYRILFEQNKSIKESLRYAHSIQELMTQTSLHIQGFVSDHFIFSKPRDIVSGDFTWSYRKNDDTLFIASVDCTGHGVPGALLSMLGISILNKIVREQQLEEPSKILEALNENIRKSLKQENGHNTDGMDLSICVIQKSANMTYKVRFSGAKSSIYIVRRWQTECEQMKGSRKRIGGLAKKNKGEFETQELTLSIGDYLYLATDGFADQNSPKNEKYGTQRFMKLLGLLSNSTTNEQQVLIENELKHFMESQEQRDDITVIGLEM